Genomic window (Spirosoma sp. KCTC 42546):
GGCCCATGTAACAACCTACCAGCCCCCCGTCTTCACTGACGCCGACCGGCTAAAACGGCTGGAAGCGGCCTTCCCTGTTGTCGAAAAAATATATAAGGACGCGGCCGAGAAACGTCATCTGCCGGGCATCGCGTTCGGCATTGTGCTGGATGGCAAACTCGTGTATTCGGGAGGAGTTGGCTACACGGATGTCGCCAAGAAAATACCCGCAACGGCCAAATCATTGTTTCGAATTGCATCGATGACCAAGAGCCTGACATCGATGGCGATCCTGAAACTCCGCGATGAAGGCAAACTACAACTCGATGATCCGGCCGAAAACTATATCCCGGAACTAAAATTGCACAAATACCTGACGGCCGACGCGCCCAAAATTACGGTTCGTAACCTGATGACCCACTCGGCCGGTTTTCCCGAAGACAATCCCTGGGGCGACCGGCAACTGGATGATTCAGATGCCGATTTGCTCAAGCTGATCAAAGACGGCATCTCGAATTCAAACGTACCGAACGTTACCTACGAATACAGTAATCTTGGTTTCGCCATGCTGGGCCACATCATTACGGTTGTATCGAAAAAGCCGTATCAGCAGTATATCACCGAAACGATCCTGAAGCCACTGGGCATGAACGATACGCAGTGGGAATACACCAAAGTGCCCGCCGAGAAACTAGCCCTGGGTTACCGCTGGCAGGACGACAAGTGGCTCGAAGAACCACTCCTGCACGATGGTTCCTACGGGGCAATGGGTGGCCTCATTACCTCTATCGATGATTTCAGTAAATATGTTGCTCTCCACCAAAGTGCCTGGCCACCAAGTAATGCCCCTGATACTGGTCAGAATGCCGCATCACCCATCAAACGGAGTTCGCTGCGGGAGATGCAGAAACCCTGGACATTATCAGGGCTGAATGCGCAGGCAAAAAATTCGGCGGGCCAGCTATGCCCTGAAGTAACGGGCTACGGCTACGGACTACGATGGGGCCAGAACTGCAAAGGGCAGGTAGGCATAGGGCATACGGGCGGACTTCC
Coding sequences:
- a CDS encoding serine hydrolase gives rise to the protein MKQLLPALFLMASSAFAQTGATRTMAHVTTYQPPVFTDADRLKRLEAAFPVVEKIYKDAAEKRHLPGIAFGIVLDGKLVYSGGVGYTDVAKKIPATAKSLFRIASMTKSLTSMAILKLRDEGKLQLDDPAENYIPELKLHKYLTADAPKITVRNLMTHSAGFPEDNPWGDRQLDDSDADLLKLIKDGISNSNVPNVTYEYSNLGFAMLGHIITVVSKKPYQQYITETILKPLGMNDTQWEYTKVPAEKLALGYRWQDDKWLEEPLLHDGSYGAMGGLITSIDDFSKYVALHQSAWPPSNAPDTGQNAASPIKRSSLREMQKPWTLSGLNAQAKNSAGQLCPEVTGYGYGLRWGQNCKGQVGIGHTGGLPGFGSQWRILTDYGVGIISYANLTYAGMGTVNAVVLDTLVGIGKLPPRQLPVSPILAQRKAELLKLLPDWSNAERSGIFAENFFPDKSVAIRRKVVQDLYAKVGKIERVGDLIPENQLRGHFLLEGEKANIDVFFTLTPENPALIQQLDFREVPK